DNA sequence from the Harpia harpyja isolate bHarHar1 chromosome 2, bHarHar1 primary haplotype, whole genome shotgun sequence genome:
CCAGCTTCAGCTTTGTAAATCTGAGCTCTCAAAGGTATTTCAGGTACATGCATCAAGGAGGGAAGGTTCAAAGCGGGCGGTAAGAGCAGGTAGGCTGTTTGCTCTCAGTCTAACGGTATAGCTCCGTTGAAATTAGCAGAGTCACTGTTCTGGCAGATCTGGCATGGAGCCTATTAATTAAATTTACTTCTTTATTTCCCTTCAGTGATAAGAAGCCCCGAGCCTGTTTCTGCATTGAATGCATCTTCTTTCTTGGGTGCTGTATTTTCATTGCAGCTCAGTAGAAGGAAATGATACATGTCATTGTCAGGACTTTATCTGTATTTTTGAACAGTTGTATATTTTATTTGCGTGTATATGTTTGtgtttatttatatttgtgtttATACTTGAACTTATATTTATGTTTGTATATTTAGATTCACACATTTATGTTTATATGTTTGcatttatatgtttatatttaaCTTTACGTAAGCAGTGTATATGTAAACACGCACTTGCAGCAAAAGAGTTCAGAAAAAAGATGTTCAATGCTCTCAACTACTTTACTGAAGGCTGTGGTCATTAAAAGTTATCTTTAGATTAGATTATTGCCCCAGAGCCATGAACGAACAGGCAAGTGAAGAGAGACTCCTGAACATGCCCCTGAATTCGGAAAGCAGGCTTAGAAAGTGACCTTTTTTGaatataaatttgttttctctAAAACCTGACGCACCAGATGTACTAGGTAAATACAGTCGGTAGACTCTACTTCATAGCATAGCATtactaaaaattaataaaaagcttgAGAAGTTCCCAATTTGAGGATAACTCAGCTATTCCTTTTTCTTAAGTCTAACTGGCTACATATCCAAGATGTTTCACAGTCAGTCAGCTGTATAACCAACATTTCCTCATTAGTTGTACTGCAGAAGTAGGTCAGGCACTCTGCAGTGACTCattaagcaaaataaatgaaataagaatCTTCATGTGCCTTCTGTTTCAGTTTAGCAGTTTCTAAAGTGTGTGAATAAAAAGGTGTGACTCTGTTTTTGATGCTAAGGAAATACATATTTACTCTCCAAGGCCTCTGTCTTGGCAACATTTACTTACAGGGATGAATTAATCACGTAGGTTTCAAGATAGGTGTGCATATATGGGTTTGAAAGATCAGAGTCCAAGCTCTTTCTTCATTAAGGGTCTGGTCACTTAATTGAACAAGCGCAAGGAGCTCTTTTGGGAGGATACTTACAGGAACACAAGTTATTGATGTGATTGTGCATTGCAGGACTGAAACCTCAGCTCTCAAGTGCTACATTAAGCTATTATCATAAGCAAATAATGGCTTAGATCAAGTAAGCATCAGGCTTTATTGACCAGAACAAAGGTCAGGTAAATACTTACCCTAATGGGCAACATGGTTTAACATGCATTAGTGTATAAAATCACTGCAAACTTGTTTTAGCAGCCCTGATGTGGGAGTTTTACCCCTGACTTCTTTGGAAATAAGGTCACAGTGGGGTAACAGAAAATTGGAAGACTAAACCTGAAAATGTTTGCATGTCAACTGGACCTTTAAATACTGCATGAACTGatatatatgttaaaaattaTTGGCTCATTCATGTTGGTTTCAAATACATTGTGAGCACAGGCTTTTCTGCAACAGACTGCTCTTCCACTGCCTGAGATAACTAAGTCATGTTAATTTACAGTTTgcttaggttttatttctttgtcttcacAGTACTGGGACTGGTACTGCCAATGTGGGCCATTGCTCTAATATCAGTTGGTGTATCCTTAGTATTTGCCATCTTAGTCTGGATTTTTGTGTGCCCCTGgatgaagagaaaaatagaaagtaaGTAGTTGCTTGATGAAATGTGGGTGATGTAAAATCAtggaaaatttcatttcagagctGGAAGCTtgaaaggtcacctagtccagtccccacccacaggcAGGATGTGCTTAAACTATTCCTCATGTATTTGTGTAACCTGCTCTTAAAAACCTGCAGTGGTAGAAATTCAAAACCTTGTTAGGCAATCCATTGCAGTGCTCACTTCTAGAGTccagcagaaacaggaaaataaatcctGGAATATAatctgctttatattttattaaggaaacattaaagaggaaaaatctgGCAGAATGATTAAGTGACTTCTTTAACTTTACAGTAAGTTGGACTGATCACAGCTTTTAGGCTTTACagtgttttgcttgtttgctttgctACTCCCAACAAATGCAGTGCttaaaatgcagagaaaagttTCAGAGTTCATTAATAAATGAGCAACTTGGCATTTTACTTCAGTTACCTAGTTCGGTGAATTTTGTAGGAAGAAACAAAGATGTTGTAGAATTTTCTCAGATGAATTTAGTAAAGATAAGTgttacaaataaataaagaatGCGTATGAAATGGAGCCAGGTTATTGTATCCATGTTGATCTATGCCGTTGATGCAAACAGTGGAAACATAAGCAGCAAGACGGATAGGCTGGGTTTAAAATTACAGTACTGTTATTTCCTTAGGCCGGTTAAAGAAAGATGCTGCACTGTCAAGGATATCAGATGAAAGTCTTGATAAAATTCAAGATGAAGAAACACCAGTCTTTAAAGAGCTTCCCGGTGCCAAAGCATCTGACGAGAGCACGATTCCCCTTACTGGCTCAGTAACAGAAGCTGCTGGGGCATCAGATACTATTGCAAATGGAAACCATCCACGTGTACCGTATGGTAAGAAAGTAAGACAAAACAGAGGGTTTATCTTCTCCCTGTTTCGATAGGGTTTCTTGACAGCAAGTAGGTCTCTGTTGTAAATGGTAAGTTAACGTTTGGGATTTCCAGCTCTAATCCCTCTTCAGCACTTGTTGGGAAAGATGCTCATTTACAAGTGACATTTTCTAGAGAGGACttaaaaacaattacattttgtatggctgtatttcagttttagaaacagctgaaaacaaaaattactttcttttctgctttacttTGTATCCTAATGTATCCTCCATCCTGTAAAGCAGtggaaaaatacagagaacaCAAATTGCTGATGTATGAAGGTTAAATTCAGCATAAAGATGATTAGCATACTACCACAGGAGATGAAAAGATTTGGGCTTTAGTTGACAAACGTATGATCCTTTGGAGAGTGTCCGCTAGAAAAATCTCACACATTGTTTTCTGAACATATATTTATAAGTAGGCTCGTGTGCATAAAGCTCTTTTTGTTCTTCCATGTGGTGGGATCGCACCCCCCCTACTTAGCAGTCTGCTGACTTTGATATCACTTTGCTAGCATCTACACAGCCCTGTAATTTGGTTAATAAATGCCTAATATATTCAACTGATTCTTACAAAATCAAATAAGTCATCCCGTGAAGCCCTTTGAGTGTGTGCTTCCAGTTTAAAAATAGCTAAAACCAATTCTGAATGTTGCACAGTGGAAATCTGGGAagtcaggaaatgaaaaagatagtttcttcagaaatattgcCTTAGCTGTGACATGTGTCCTACAGCGTACGCTAATGTTAAATGTATACAGTGGGAATAACTATCATCTTGTTCATAGAAATAAGATATACAAAATGTTGGAATAGCTGAGGAAATATTTCTGTAGAGCATgaacttttttgctttctgtttttttaattatttttaaaatttgtgtaaATGTCTCTTAAACATAGGTACTTTTGAAAGGTGACCTCATATTCAATATGAAATTACAGTAAATCACCTTTCCTGAAATCCTTATCTATTAATGTAGACAAAGCCTCAGAAAAAGTAGAGCTTATTTTACAAGAAAGGAATTTtatagaaattactttttcaaagaACCTGAGGATTTAACCTTCAAGTATTACCTTTGAGTAGCCAATCCCAAGTGAGTTGCTGCAGGTCATACAGTGTGTCTGGGGAAGACCTAACGCTGGAACAAAGCTCTCTTTGCGCAGAAGATGAGAGAGTTTATTTTGCGGTGAATCTTGGCTTATTCACTGCATATGTTGCAAATTGATCTTCTTTGTCCTGTAGTCTTGGATTACTGCCATTTTATTGTCTCACAaagtgggagggagggggctTCTGTATTACATTTCATAGAAATAAAAACTCTAAATCTCTGCCTTTTTAGGAAGAGCATTTTCGATGACGCACACCTCGGTGAAATCACCTGTTTCCAACGGCACCTTCAGCTTCGATGGCCAGATGAGGAGCGATGGCCACGTTTATCACACTGTGCACAAGGACTCAGGTTTATACAAAGACTTGCTCCACAAAATACACCTGGACAGGGCCACCGATGAGAGGCCCACTCAAGAAAACAACTACAAACTGTTACGACGCAACAACAGCTATACTTGTTATACAGCTGCTATTTGTGGCATGCCCGTGCATTCCTCCTTTAAGGCAGCAGATACGTCAACTCCAGAGGACAGTGAGAAGTTAGTGGGAGACACTGTTTCCTACTCCAAGAAGCGAGTTCGCTACGACAGCTACTCCAGCTATTGCAATGCAGTGGCTGAGGCAGAGATTGAGGCGGAGGAAGGTGGGGTGGAAATGAAGTTGGCCTCTGAACTCACAGATCCTAACCGGCCCCCAGTTGATCCCGTGGAAGAGGATAAGGAAGAGAAAGACACATCTCAGGTCCATCTACTTTTCCACTTCCTCCAGATCTTAACAGCCTGCTTTGGATCTTTTGCCCATGGAGGTAATGATGTCAGGTAAGAGGATGAGATCTCACAAACCAGCAGTTTTACAGTTTAAGTGCTTGGAGCAAGGTTTGCCATCTTAGCTGGTCAGAAAGCATATTCATTTCTGCAGGCAGATGATCATCAGGGCTGTGTTTTGCAAACCTTGTGACACTGATGTCCCTGGTGCATTCCAGGAGTTGGGCTGCTCAGTctatggtttattttcttctcaatggtaacatctttttttattcGTTGCTAATTGTGTAGTAATTAGTTTAATTCAGGTTTAATTTTGGCAAGCTTTGAGGTATTGAGACTCCCCCTGGCACACCAACCACTGTAAAAGCAAACAGGACAATCCCAGCTCGACAGAGTTCGCAGCCTATTTTAAGTGCAAGATTGGAGACCATCAACAAATGAGAGATTTAGACTATTTTTGTCATTAGATGAATTTCATCTCTTGTCACCACTGCAAAAAGAGGTGTGTGAAGAATGTCTTCATTTTGATTGCTGCAGCCCTTATAGACTTCCCTTTGCTGAATCTTTTGCTTGTAGTTTTCCAGGGGTCTAGGACCGTGTGAGGCAGTGTATCACGAAGTAGCCCAGAAAATCTAACAAGCCTGAACATCAAAGTCCTACTGAATTTCATAAACTGCACATACAACTTCTCCAGCTGCCACAGTTCTCTTACCAAAACAAAGGGAGCTACTCCCGAGGACGCCTGGGCACATTCCTGTGCCCCATGTGGAGAGGGGACATGGGCTATGACTCATCTCCTAGCACTCATTTAAGAAACTTCCCATCTCCCATCATCGTTCCAGTACACAGTACTCCCTGTCAGGAGTTTTATCCAGAGCCGCTATCACTGTTGAGTTGCTCCTTGAGTTTGGAAGAAGCCAGCGAGttcatccttcagtcatttggctTAAGCGTGTCTGTCCTTAAATCCTGTGGCATTAACATAATTTCCcaggaataaaggaaaaggaTCATCCTCCAGGAGTCTTTCTGTCATGTTTGTATTGACTCAGACAGCTGACAATATCTTGGTCTCAGAAATGTTTATCTGCACTTCTTTGCCCTTCGTCATCTGGTCAGACCCCCACGAAATAGTGTCTCTTCACTTACTTATTTGCCAACCTCTTTCCCTTTGAAGGCTCTGTTTTATTCCACAAAGTACAAGACTTTTGACTGACAGACGTAGGATGTAGGCTCAGGATGGAGCAATGTATACCTTCCTCGTCTGCACTCACATTGCTTATCTGCTTGTAACATTGCTTCACCTGCAGGGCCCTGTTGCACCTTGCCATCTTGGGGGCATGTAGCTGAAGGGCAGTTTGGGTATTTTTGCTCTGTCCCTGGGAACattgcatatttttcctttaggatttggCTGGGCTGCCTCTTCCCTAGGCCTGGAGCCTTGGTATTTAGTAGGCGCTCTTTCCTGTATCGTGATAAGGTCCCCTGAGAAATCCACGCAGAAGCTGCTTGTCGAAGCAGTGGTCCTTATTTGGGTTGTAGCTGAGGCCATACTGAGTCCCCTTCCTGCTGAACCCTCACCGTGTTAGCCGTGCCCTGCCGGTGTCGGTTTCAGCATTTGCAGTGGGGCTTTGCAGCGTTCATAACTTTCATAGTGCTCCTTAGGCATCTGGGCAAATGCTGTCCCACTCAGCAAGGAGAACGGTTATTGCTCCTTGTTCTTGTCAGCCACCCAATTTAACTCACAGCTCATCTTGAAAAGACTTACAAACATGCCTCTTTCCTCCCCATCCACCCAGCGTCCTGGGAATTTGGAACAGGGCTCTCTGAAGAGCTGCCTTGTCCTCGCTCTTGTTATTACTCCCTTCATATCCGCAGGCATCTGGCTCCGGGAAGGAGTCGAGGGTCCCCTCATCCTCTGGATCAGAGGGCAGCGATGCAACTTTCTTTCCTCTCGGATGGTCTCCGTTGATCAGGACCTGTGCTCTGAGCACACTGGGCAAGAGCAAAGACCCATGGAGGCCAGTACCCATGCTCTGCAATTGGCCAGCAGCGAGTGCTGAGGGGAACATAGGCATAAGGACAAACACTGCTGATAATTTCTTGTAATGTACCCTGGGAAATACCATTGCAGAAAGTTCTTAGCCTACCCCAGTAGGTGCCCCTGCTCCTTTATTCCCTGTAGGTGATGTCTATACATACTCCTCAAGGACTCACATGTTTATGCAAGCATCACTTGCCTTTTCTATAGGAGGCAAGGATAATAGAGTTTGTTAGAAGTGATCTGTAAGGATGCAGTCAGTTCAGAAATCAAATTTGGTGTTGATAGGAGCTGGACAGGATGAAAGACAAGGTTTAGACTGTGCAGTATGCTTTATTGCATCTCACAGCCTAATTCCTCCAGGTTTCTGCATTTGGACTGGCTTGTTGCCTTGGAAATATCCTTTCCTGAAAATTCGTATTTTTTGGTGTTTTGCAGATCTGTACTTCTGTCAGTGATCCTACCAAATTTGCCAGCAAgcatgcatttttattaaatgctgtttaTTCCAAAATCTCTTCTTAAGCTGAATTCATGTAATTGCAAAACTAAAGAACAGGTTACCTTCATTTTGTCAAAGCTGGTAGAAATGCAAGAAGATGGTCATGGATGTAGAGTTGTATATGAACCCATCCTTGCAATTGTACTGAGTTCCAGCTAAGCAACAAAAATTAAAGACCCCTTTGTATGCCAAAAAGGTTGAGTAGATAAAACGCTCTGGGAATGCAGTTATCTGTCCTGTGGATTGTGTAGCAGAGACATTTTGCCAGTCTTTGTCTAGCAGAGCAGAAGACTTCTTACTGGGCTCTTGGCTCCTCCACATGTCACGTAAAGATCTGCAGAGCTTGAAAGGCAgtgtgttgttttaaaaataatgcagtagAACCTAGCTAGTAGCATGGCCTTCTGTCCACGTTTCTGTAGGAAAGCAAGCCTTGACAATCCATCTTCCACTGAAGGCTGCTATCTTTtcatctccctccttccttcactTTCCTTCTGCTCGTATTTAGGTGTTGCTATCAAGCtgcttctctaattttttttttctcagccttgAATCATGTCATTAAAATCCTGCTTTCCTCTGCATTTGGTTTTAAGCACCTCACTCATATATTTAGGGAAGCACCTGTTGTCCACATCTTTTTGTTTGGGCTTGTCTCCTACATTTTCCTTCCCCATCCTGGAACTCACTCTGGTCccatgttttctatttattttccatcAGGCTCTTTGCTGGTATTTCTTGAAGGGACAGGAGCAGATAAAAGGAGCGAAgagtgaaaaattaaaagctaatataaaaattaaaaactgcaggTCGTTAAATGATTGACCTGTTTTAGAGCATATTTAAGCATGAGGATCAGTACAGACTGAACCATGACGCAACTCAGAAACACTTTACGGAGCAGAAGTGCTCCATATAGTTTGGATTGCTTTTAAGTGGGCAAAAAGTCATACGGAGACCTCCCTTGTTTCCTTGTCCAGGCTTTTCCCCTGGACCTGGAAGAGTTAAATCAGTATTTTGCCTTCGACTGCAGAACTAACTCATAATAAGGGTAGCTAGACCCCAGTGTTTTCCAAGATGATGCTTTTTAGCATCGTAAGGATACCAGCCATCTTTGCTGTACGAGCTGATGTTTGTAGCAGTCAGGGCTTGTGTTTAGGCTGACATCAGCAGGGATCCTGGCCAGGGCAGTTGTGCGTTAAAAGAATCAGGGAGTCATGGTAACTCCTTATTCGGGTGACTCTTTTGTTCAgaccatcccctcctgcccccctgctGCAGAGCTTATATGTGCTGTGTCAAGGATGCTGGAGCCCTTCCAGGGCTGGGACTAACTGAGCTGGGCCGAGAGCCTTGTGACACCATCGTGCACATGGGCTGAATGAAATCTAAAGAATTTAAAATCCTGACTAAATATGTTGGGACagaactgctgaaaaaaatgttgttgAACTTAATTAGCGGCGCAAAGTGAGCAGGTCCCACTGGCTCAGCACCCAAGCACAAAGGGAGCACGTCAGGTCATTGCAAGGGCAACGGGAGAATAAAAAGGGCAGGATGGAAAAAAAGACCTGGGCCAGAAGCGTGACACAAGGAGAACTGCCAGCTTCCTAAATGCTTGTTCAGAGCCAGCTTTCCAGAGGGGCCAGGAGGGTGGGCTTTCTTGGCCAGTGGGGATTATATGCACCTATGGTTGAGTTGGACTCAGCTTATTTTCTGAAAGTATAGGTTGGTTCAGCAAGAATCGTGATGATCTGGAGCTTAGCGCTGCAGCCACAACAGCTTACCTGCGTAAATGCAGGTAGCAGGAGAGTTGCTGAAGCTGTAGCGTTTATGGTGCATTTCAAAGTCTGGAAGCATGTCTGAATTAACTAGTTCTCGAAAATGAAGGCATTTGGGCAGGCTGTTTTGGAAATGGCTAGAGAGGACTGCTAACCCCATAGCTATCTCCTGTGCTTAGCACAGCGGTGGCTGTGGCTGCTTTGCTACTGGGTTGGGAATGAGAAAGCTATGAGCAAATGGTGCGTTGGCCCTGCAGCCCATTCAAGCAAACGGGAGGATGCGTTTGTTGACTCAAGCAACCTCTGGAGCTCGTTATTCCTTGAATTCTTGCAGTCGAAGCGGGATGACCCATGGAAAGATGCTGTAGGTCAACGTGAGGTTTGCTGATTAAAATCTGCTGTTTATGCTGTGAAAAAAGGCTGAGCCTTGTGCTCCTACACACCTGTCTGTGCGTGTGTTTAGTCTTTTCTCGTACAGATTCCTTCTCCTATAAATGGGTAGCCTCTTCTGTCCCTTCCTACCCCCACCCCACCTCAGGCCATCATTCCTGCTGTCACAGGAGAAACCCCAGGGATGACAAGAGCCACGTGCCCTGGCTTGTGTGAGCATGCATCTACCCTGGGTTCATGGGTTCTAGCCATGGAGGAAGGTGGTTTATTATTGTGACGGTGGCAGGAGCTGTGATGCTCCAGCTGAACAGGGTGACCACAGACCATGCTGCCCGCCTGTGTCTGTGCGTGCCAAGGTGCAGGCAGTACCAAGGTTTAGCTAGTACGTGCTGTAGGGAGGAGAAACCTGCTTGCAGATGTTTCACGGTTGTGCAGGGAATCTGTTTTGCTGAGTTCCTGCTGGGTAAATTGTTTGAACGTGGCTGCTCTAATTAAATTTCACGTGGAGGACTAAAGGACTACCCTTGCATATTTGTACTTAGATATTATAGGAAAAAAGGATCATTTGTGTTAGAGTCTGCAAGTAATGCCATATAGATTTATGGCACAAGCTTGACAAAGAATGGCTCTCTTTTTTATCCAGATGATATAGGCTACATTACCAAAGACAGGATTTAAAACTATTTCAGAGCTATAGTAAAAATgcttagtatttttttatatatttctacACATTCTCTCAGTGGTTTTAGGGAAATAGAACTGCTACCAGATAGGGAATTCATTGTTAAGCAAAGCAATGCAAGTGAAACTGGGAGATACCTGTTTACCCAAAATACAGGGAGAGGAAACTTCTTTCACCTCCTTACAGACTGGAGTTTTAGGTCAGAGGACAGAAACAGCAGTGGGACTcaccttttcccttcttcctaaAGTAAATGCAATGGGATTAAAGGAGAGAAGGGCCAGAACATTGCCAGTATCTCACTGCACACAGAGAGCTTAGTGGGATTCAGTTTCCTGGCTAAATAAGGAGTCTAAAGGAGCTATAATAAGGCTGGATTACAAAATGAGTATTTCTTATTCCCTCCCTGAGAGCTGCAGTCAAGATCACTTAGAATATTTAGGAAGCTAATCTGTCCATTATGATTACTGAGAGCAGCCTGAAATctgatttcttccctttttaatagCAGTCCATCCTGAAAGCGCAGCCCATGTCCTGAGTAGATATGAATCTTCACTTGTGTCCTTAATTGTGCAGGTACATGGCATCTTTTTTGTGCCATGCAGGCAAGccaaagaagagcagcaagaaacaGCGGGCTCCAGTGGGCACAGGAATacctccccatcctgctgtgagCACGGCCCGTGACTGGGCTTGCTGGGGGAGGGCTGACGCTGGTGGGCGAGGGGGGAGGATGGACCCAACCTTCCAGGGTCCAGGGATTTGGGGTTTCAGGGCCAGCATTTACAGCACGCAGTGATGAGCTGCAGGAAGAAATACGTAGCCTTCCTGACTCATTAATGCACCCAAAATTTGCACTTCACAGGGCACAGCTGTGACACACTTTTATTGTGCTATGGTATACATGCTATTTCAAAACTGTCTGATTACTGGAACTAGGATAAAACTCTTTTGATAATCTGAGATCTCTGGAGATTAGGACATAGTTTTTTTCCTGTTCGTACATACAGGCATATCTTTCTTGCACCCTTACTCAACTGGGTAATGTGTTCAGGCATAACTGCAGCATACGCATAAATATCATCCCACTTATTTTCCCAGTGGAAAGTTCATTTGTGAAATCCTGGTTTGGGAAATAGTCAAATGACTGGGGattttgtaattatatttgtAATATTGGAAGCCTAATTTAGCTTTCTCAGACGGCTATTTTGCTCGTCATTCAGTTTTAATCCGTGATAATTCTTTCACTCAACTAGAAGAAGTGGCTAAAACACAATCTGCTTTTTCAGGTAGCAGAGAATCAAAGCATGGTCATCAAGTAGTCTGTAGATCGTGGATTATAACACAAAGCTTATTCAGAGCATAGCATTCAAATAcagttaaattttctttttgagCAACTCACTACTCCCCTCAAATAAGAAGTAGCGAGGTAAGAGCAATGTTGCTAGTTCATAAAATATTATGACAATGATGGGATTTGGTGATAGAGCATTCAGCTGATGGCATCCTTCCATGAATGAAAGAGACACTcaatttttaccaaaaaaaaaaaaaaaaaaaaaaaagttgtagtcCTTGTTCCTCCAGAGAAAGGTCTGGACTTGTGACCCAAAGGTACCTAAAAATCTCtgctcgtgtgtgtgtgtgcatgggaaACTGTAATTTCTAAGCCTGTCTCGTGATAGctgaatgtgtgtgtggggggggggttgccagTAATACTATCTGTCTCACAGGGGAGAGGAGAAGCCAACTCTATTTATAGTTCAGATTCACTGTCAAATGCTATCTTTCAGAACAGCTTTATAAATGGTGCAGGACAGATTCTCAGCTGGCACAAGtgagcagaaaaagagaagttgtGCCAATTCACGTTAGTTGAGAGAGCTAGCGAACTCATCATGAGGGTCAGACAGCACTTCAGAAACATTCAGCAGCACTTCGCTGAACCGCTGTGACATGTGAGTGCAAGTACGAGCATTACTGTAGATGGCATTTAATCCTGTGTTGTACCTCTGGGGAAGGCAGACAGCCCCTACACACCACCCCTGCTGCAAAGCCCTGTGCCCTGTGAGTGACCGGGGCTGGCGGAGCCCAGCAGAGATGGTGAAAAATCCTGGACATGGAGAATACACTTCATAAGAGGTAGACCCAGGAGTTAGGCTTCTTATGCTGTAACGTTTTATAAATTCATCCCAAAATGAACTCGTAGTGGCCATCCTCTTGTGCTCAGTGGAAAAATGAGTATTAGGTATACAAGACTAAAGTAATACAGCAGGAGTAGCTTATCTTGGCTTTTAAACCCAATAGCTAAATAATATGCTAACATCCTCAGAAGCCCTTCAGTTACATAGGAACCTAACAGCAGTTTACACATAGATAGATGCAGATAGGGGTTTGGACCCCCTGAATGACCATCTCAGgctgttttcttccccctctAAACTACCACGAATAAGACTTGGAGCTCCAGCACAAAGGAGAGTTAGTTAAGGCAAGTAAAAGAGCTGTGTGGGAGAGTAAGAGAAAATTGCTTCTTGAAAATAGATGTGTGAAATGAGTCTTAGCCAAAGGCATGGAAGATTTGAGGTCTGCTTTCCTGCTAGTCATGTCTTGAGTCAAATGAGATAGAACCGGTGGGACATACTGTGGAAGCCACATCCCAGTCTAGCCAGTGTCCTCATGGTTCATCCACTTAGTCACTCAGCTGTAGGAGACATCTGTAAACCGCAAACAGTCTCAAAGCAGTCTCTTATCTAACGACGCCTTTTTTTttgatgtgttttttctctcttactctcCTGTTGGGACTGGTTGTCTTCTACCGATGAGCTCTTCCTAGTCCCAGGGATGGTTGATTGCATGTGCTTATGGTAATGTCTTGAAGCTGACGTATGCAGTACCAAGATCCTAGTCTTTGCAGTTTGTGAGTCAGACTCATTCCCTGTGAGCTTTTGGCAGTTTTGTGGTGGGACAGCTTCTTATAGAGCTGTTCTCCATTGGCATAGGAAGTGTTGATACCACAAGCCCGTGGGCCTGGACCTA
Encoded proteins:
- the SLC20A2 gene encoding sodium-dependent phosphate transporter 2 isoform X4 is translated as MAMDEYLWMVIVGFIIAFILAFSVGANDVANSFGTAVGSGVVTLRQACILASVFETTGSVLLGAKVGETIRKGIIDVNLYNSTVPLLMAGEVSAMVGSAVWQLIASFLKLPISGTHCIVGATIGFSLVAIGTQGVQWMQLVKIVASWFISPLLSGLMSGVLFVLIRFFILNKEDPVPNGLRALPVFYAATIAINVFSIMYTGAPVLGLVLPMWAIALISVGVSLVFAILVWIFVCPWMKRKIESRLKKDAALSRISDESLDKIQDEETPVFKELPGAKASDESTIPLTGSVTEAAGASDTIANGNHPRVPYGRAFSMTHTSVKSPVSNGTFSFDGQMRSDGHVYHTVHKDSGLYKDLLHKIHLDRATDERPTQENNYKLLRRNNSYTCYTAAICGMPVHSSFKAADTSTPEDSEKLVGDTVSYSKKRVRYDSYSSYCNAVAEAEIEAEEGGVEMKLASELTDPNRPPVDPVEEDKEEKDTSQVHLLFHFLQILTACFGSFAHGGNDVSNAIGPLVALWLIYEQGGVMQEASTPVWLLFYGGVGICVGLWVWGRRVIQTMGKDLTPITPSRLALWWPSAGSAPRKLSTGAFSATSSWRGL